In the Marinomonas algicola genome, one interval contains:
- a CDS encoding anti-phage deoxyguanosine triphosphatase, with protein sequence MTSALHLPWQERQSGVAQSRINDHRTPYQRDRARIIHSAAFRRLQSKTQILAIRQNDYSRTRLTHSLEVSQIGSGIVHQLKYAFAEHSELQEWLADEALMETICLSHDIGHPPFGHGGEVALNFMMAEHGGFEGNGQSLRILGKRGSYSPTYGMDITRRSLLGVLKYPVLHNSVVGKYPNKPANFRQIKASNWTPPKCVYEEESQLLEWILSPFTKDDRNELQKITQKTNKQHLYSSHSSLDTSIMDLADDIAYGVHDLEDAIVLGMVTKSLWEEHLNPVLSQLDSDFLETQLITLKDNLFSKQSHLRKDAIGQLVSWFITSCQIEENHNFKHPLLRFQVTLPQAQKTALNALKEFEMQHIILKPEVQMLVYKGQQMIMEIFDALSSDPIRLLPREIAKEWQASESQGLNSHRIICDYMASMTDDYASRLYNKLFVPSLGSVFEPM encoded by the coding sequence ATGACCAGCGCACTTCACCTACCATGGCAAGAACGTCAATCTGGCGTAGCTCAATCAAGAATAAACGATCATCGAACCCCCTATCAAAGAGATCGCGCAAGAATTATTCACAGTGCGGCCTTTCGTCGTTTACAATCAAAAACTCAAATCCTTGCAATTAGACAAAATGATTACAGCCGAACTCGATTAACCCATTCATTAGAAGTATCTCAAATTGGCAGCGGTATAGTTCATCAGCTTAAATACGCTTTTGCAGAGCATTCCGAACTACAAGAATGGCTAGCAGATGAAGCGTTGATGGAAACCATTTGCTTAAGTCATGACATTGGTCATCCTCCATTTGGCCATGGTGGTGAAGTCGCTCTTAATTTCATGATGGCTGAACACGGTGGATTTGAAGGAAACGGGCAGTCCCTTAGAATTTTAGGAAAACGAGGGTCGTACTCCCCAACCTATGGTATGGACATTACTCGACGGTCCTTATTAGGCGTACTAAAATACCCCGTATTGCATAATTCAGTGGTCGGTAAATACCCAAATAAACCAGCAAACTTCAGACAAATTAAGGCCTCGAATTGGACACCACCAAAATGCGTTTACGAAGAAGAAAGCCAATTACTCGAATGGATATTGTCACCTTTTACAAAAGACGACAGAAATGAATTGCAAAAAATCACTCAGAAGACCAATAAACAACATTTGTATTCCTCTCATTCGAGCCTTGATACCAGCATAATGGACTTAGCAGATGATATTGCCTACGGCGTTCATGATTTAGAAGACGCCATCGTGTTGGGCATGGTGACTAAAAGCTTATGGGAGGAACACCTAAATCCCGTTTTAAGCCAATTAGATTCGGATTTTTTAGAGACACAATTAATAACATTAAAAGACAACTTATTCAGTAAGCAAAGTCATTTACGCAAAGACGCCATTGGTCAGCTGGTTAGCTGGTTTATCACCTCTTGCCAAATAGAGGAAAACCATAACTTCAAACACCCATTATTACGCTTTCAAGTTACACTTCCACAGGCGCAAAAAACCGCCCTTAATGCCCTTAAAGAATTTGAAATGCAGCATATTATCTTAAAACCAGAAGTTCAAATGCTTGTCTATAAAGGGCAACAAATGATCATGGAAATATTTGATGCATTGAGCTCAGACCCCATAAGACTTTTACCGAGAGAAATTGCGAAGGAGTGGCAAGCAAGCGAGTCACAAGGGCTCAATAGCCATAGAATTATTTGTGACTATATGGCTTCCATGACGGATGATTATGCAAGCAGACTGTATAACAAACTTTTCGTTCCAAGTTTAGGCTCTGTTTTTGAACCCATGTAA
- a CDS encoding LysR family transcriptional regulator: MLNNQHLMTFKTLVEFKSFTSAAKVLNLTQPAVTQHIQKLEKELNQQLVIRQGKGVLMTSAGERLYCYINKVFDEYQNFRCAWDKSSDSAKKVGSA, encoded by the coding sequence ATGCTAAATAACCAACATTTAATGACGTTTAAAACGTTAGTTGAATTTAAAAGCTTTACGTCGGCCGCAAAAGTATTAAATCTTACCCAGCCTGCGGTCACTCAGCATATACAAAAGCTAGAAAAAGAGCTGAATCAACAACTTGTAATTAGGCAGGGAAAAGGTGTCCTAATGACGTCAGCAGGAGAGCGACTGTATTGCTACATTAATAAAGTATTTGATGAATATCAGAACTTTAGGTGCGCTTGGGATAAGAGTAGTGATTCTGCAAAAAAAGTGGGCTCTGCCTAG
- a CDS encoding phosphoadenylyl-sulfate reductase, translating to MTQFDVDNFIQSHDPTAAKKIIKGAISTFDNIAISFSGAEDVVLIDMAVKAKKNIHVFSLDTGRLHPETYQFIETVRKHYNIPIAILSPDNASLEAFTQKKGLFSFYEDGHKECCAIRKVAPLRKKLHTLDAWITGQRKDQSHGTRNQLEIAELDTSFSLDDSPLYKFNPLANWSSEDVWNYIKMFDVPYNPLHLKGFTSIGCEPCTRAILPNQHEREGRWWWEETENKECGLHIGNLIPTQAQ from the coding sequence ATGACTCAATTTGATGTAGATAACTTTATCCAGTCGCATGACCCGACCGCCGCAAAAAAAATCATAAAAGGAGCCATATCGACTTTTGACAATATTGCAATTTCTTTTAGTGGTGCTGAAGACGTTGTCTTGATAGATATGGCGGTAAAAGCAAAAAAAAACATCCACGTTTTTTCTTTAGATACGGGACGCTTACATCCTGAAACCTACCAATTTATTGAAACTGTTCGTAAGCACTACAATATCCCCATTGCCATTTTATCGCCTGACAACGCCTCTTTAGAAGCATTCACACAAAAAAAAGGCTTATTTAGTTTTTATGAAGATGGCCACAAAGAGTGCTGCGCCATTCGTAAAGTCGCGCCATTAAGGAAAAAGTTACATACCTTAGATGCTTGGATAACAGGCCAAAGAAAAGATCAAAGTCATGGTACACGTAATCAATTAGAAATCGCAGAATTGGATACCAGCTTCAGCTTAGACGACAGTCCATTATACAAGTTTAACCCTTTAGCAAATTGGAGTTCTGAAGATGTTTGGAATTACATCAAGATGTTTGATGTGCCTTACAACCCTCTTCACTTAAAAGGGTTTACCAGTATTGGCTGCGAGCCCTGCACGCGGGCTATTTTACCTAATCAACATGAACGTGAAGGCAGGTGGTGGTGGGAAGAAACTGAAAACAAGGAATGCGGATTGCACATAGGTAACCTTATTCCTACGCAGGCGCAATAA
- a CDS encoding NUDIX hydrolase translates to MSDFKQFLNSPPLSPDIGQIRSALDQYESGQIMRNPDAVLTEQKRIQNFKTAAVLIPIWKDNFDRLHILLTQRAKHLRNHPGQISFPGGQYDDDDSDLIQTALRETHEEVGLPPDCFQLIGELGDYLTISGFCVKPIIAEVISLQDMTLSLDEVESTHWVPLDYVLTPTNYTFTRRNLSDLHTGYFEIKYQDITIWGLTAGILYELYKALDSHSAL, encoded by the coding sequence ATGAGTGATTTTAAGCAGTTTTTAAACTCTCCACCGTTATCACCAGATATTGGACAGATTCGATCCGCTTTAGATCAATACGAGTCCGGACAAATTATGCGCAATCCGGATGCGGTTCTAACTGAGCAAAAAAGAATCCAAAATTTTAAAACAGCCGCTGTACTCATCCCTATCTGGAAAGATAATTTCGATAGACTTCATATATTGCTAACTCAACGCGCAAAACACTTGCGCAACCATCCAGGTCAAATTTCTTTTCCAGGCGGTCAATATGACGATGACGACTCTGATCTTATTCAAACGGCCTTAAGAGAAACCCATGAAGAAGTCGGGTTACCTCCGGATTGCTTTCAATTAATCGGTGAGCTTGGTGATTATCTCACCATCTCAGGCTTCTGTGTCAAACCCATCATCGCTGAAGTTATCTCCTTACAAGACATGACCTTATCTCTCGATGAAGTAGAATCAACACATTGGGTTCCATTGGATTATGTCTTAACACCCACAAATTATACCTTTACTCGACGAAACTTATCCGATCTCCATACCGGCTACTTTGAAATTAAGTATCAAGATATTACCATATGGGGACTGACAGCTGGCATTCTTTACGAACTCTATAAAGCATTAGATTCGCATTCTGCTCTCTAA
- the pabB gene encoding aminodeoxychorismate synthase component I, whose protein sequence is MTDIRLINLPYQEELLTLFESFRDLPLAILLDSNHKSFSDTRFDILVADPLAILEAQESDHSLVWRNAPLYNIEPIGTPFDTLETLIHTICKEPWAQKASKDLPFTGGVLGYFSYDSGRYLETLPHNTIQDVSIPKILAGLYGWAIISLHESQETLLVLTPWCDESLEQSVLDRISSEPPRTIDSFELHTAFSSNMTADMYQEKFNRVKHYIRAGDCYQVNLAQRFSAKCQGDSFEAYRTLREACPTPFSAYVNLDNNQAILSHSPERFVLCNDSQIESKPIKGTRPRGHTLEEDEKLAQELLESEKDRAENLMIVDLLRNDMGRSCITGSIKVPKLFFLESYANVHHLVSTITGEIANTWEHFTVFKNGFPGGSITGAPKIRSMEIIDELEPHTRSAYCGSIAYFSCNGQMDSSITIRTLIVDKDNIHCWAGGGLVLDSICDEEYQETFTKVGKLTHTLEVNFHRSK, encoded by the coding sequence ATGACAGACATTAGACTGATAAATCTTCCTTACCAAGAAGAATTACTCACCCTTTTCGAATCCTTCAGGGACCTTCCTCTAGCCATATTACTTGACAGTAATCACAAGAGTTTCTCTGACACTCGGTTTGATATTTTGGTTGCTGACCCGTTGGCCATACTTGAAGCTCAAGAATCAGATCATTCTTTGGTTTGGCGAAATGCGCCTTTATACAACATTGAACCAATTGGCACCCCATTTGATACCCTAGAAACCTTAATCCATACAATTTGCAAGGAACCTTGGGCTCAAAAAGCCTCTAAAGACCTTCCTTTTACAGGCGGAGTTTTAGGCTATTTTTCCTATGATAGCGGGCGTTATTTAGAAACCCTTCCTCATAATACTATCCAAGATGTATCCATTCCAAAGATACTAGCTGGTTTATATGGATGGGCAATTATCAGCCTTCACGAGAGCCAAGAAACGCTACTGGTATTAACGCCTTGGTGTGACGAGTCTCTTGAACAATCTGTATTAGATCGAATTTCAAGTGAGCCCCCGCGTACTATTGATTCATTTGAATTACATACTGCCTTCTCGTCGAATATGACAGCAGACATGTATCAAGAAAAGTTCAATAGAGTAAAGCACTACATCCGTGCAGGCGATTGTTATCAAGTAAACCTCGCGCAACGCTTTAGTGCGAAATGTCAGGGAGACAGCTTTGAAGCCTACCGTACGTTACGAGAAGCCTGCCCCACCCCTTTTTCCGCCTATGTTAATTTAGATAACAATCAAGCCATATTAAGCCATTCCCCGGAACGGTTTGTTTTATGCAATGACAGTCAAATTGAATCCAAGCCGATTAAAGGGACACGCCCAAGAGGCCATACTTTAGAAGAAGATGAAAAGCTGGCACAAGAACTGCTTGAGTCAGAAAAAGACCGCGCAGAAAATTTAATGATAGTTGATTTACTTAGAAACGATATGGGACGGAGCTGTATTACAGGAAGCATCAAAGTACCCAAACTATTTTTCCTTGAAAGCTACGCAAATGTGCACCATTTAGTTTCAACTATTACGGGTGAAATCGCCAATACTTGGGAACACTTTACGGTCTTCAAAAATGGTTTCCCAGGTGGCTCAATAACGGGGGCACCTAAAATACGCTCAATGGAAATTATAGATGAACTGGAACCTCATACTCGTTCTGCGTATTGTGGCTCAATCGCGTATTTCAGTTGTAATGGCCAAATGGATTCAAGTATCACTATCCGTACCTTGATTGTTGACAAGGATAATATTCACTGTTGGGCTGGAGGAGGTCTTGTATTAGACTCAATATGTGACGAAGAATATCAAGAAACCTTCACAAAAGTCGGAAAATTAACCCATACTTTAGAAGTTAACTTTCATAGAAGTAAATGA
- a CDS encoding alpha/beta fold hydrolase, whose translation MTEVFFIKSSSTHLAYRHYRNDRAPKGSCLLLLHGAGVGGELTWESMIPYLTRWETILVPDLKGMGKSHALSGEEEPFTAKSLAEDMSHLLDYLEWQQFDVVGYSLGGLVTLLLNQLNIEKGLPLIKKMALLEPATLDRENLLELQGLRNKYRAASRTIRETGDVELGIAHFMDGVSPNRRKHPVAEKTTKTRLAHRPFGFAFALDSVTDLVDDFVSKPHLRQVMLESTQEVLLFSGGISHKSLILHYDLLEQQLNGWRHVIIAGADHSLPFQKPRQVGQILNEWFVNGN comes from the coding sequence GTGACAGAAGTTTTTTTTATTAAATCGTCCTCTACCCATTTGGCTTATCGTCATTATCGTAACGATCGAGCCCCAAAAGGCTCGTGTTTACTTTTATTGCATGGAGCCGGCGTGGGCGGGGAGCTTACTTGGGAGAGCATGATTCCATATTTAACTCGTTGGGAAACAATTTTAGTTCCTGATTTAAAGGGGATGGGTAAAAGTCATGCGCTCTCGGGTGAAGAGGAGCCCTTTACTGCAAAGTCTCTTGCAGAAGATATGTCTCATTTATTGGACTATCTTGAGTGGCAACAATTTGATGTTGTTGGTTACTCCTTAGGCGGTTTGGTGACGTTATTATTAAACCAACTAAACATTGAAAAAGGCTTGCCATTGATTAAGAAAATGGCCTTGTTAGAACCCGCAACATTGGACCGAGAAAACTTACTTGAGTTACAAGGGTTACGCAATAAGTATCGAGCGGCTTCTAGAACCATTCGAGAAACCGGTGATGTTGAGCTTGGCATTGCCCACTTTATGGATGGCGTTTCTCCCAATAGAAGAAAACATCCTGTGGCAGAGAAAACCACCAAAACTCGGCTTGCTCATAGGCCATTTGGTTTTGCCTTTGCTTTAGATAGTGTCACAGATTTAGTCGATGATTTTGTTTCTAAGCCGCATTTAAGGCAAGTGATGTTAGAATCAACGCAAGAAGTGTTACTTTTTTCAGGAGGCATAAGTCATAAGTCATTAATTCTTCATTATGACTTATTAGAGCAGCAACTAAACGGTTGGCGACATGTTATTATTGCTGGTGCTGATCATTCTTTGCCGTTTCAGAAGCCAAGGCAGGTTGGACAAATCCTTAATGAGTGGTTTGTTAATGGTAATTGA
- a CDS encoding DUF5610 domain-containing protein, whose product MSDFFKTASDLTKTYFQNDFQRTEREVQSPVNQTFRSSDKYDPANQSARVMGVVQERLFSYVARSTSSESVSSNEKASEASKNQASKNDFSPEAVSQRIIGFVGNYMDKLRDGGASEERLKTVFESAQSAVTQGIEDATEKLSSLNWLTNDVQNNIASTQTQIEKGFESLSERFFEPQAQLETSEASRGVAVSSETQYRQTSSTEIQIETRDGDKVSLSLSALEAYQSQVSAAKVENENGSATAFSRYTSSQSEFAFEFSLDGELDDAELEAINSLVNDLADVADTFFSGDMKSAFEQGLKLGYNSDELSGFAMELNYSESIRQSSAAAAYGRNQGSAADGLGQSVIKPLAEFNKELTEISEKFSAQFENMQEIATQTLNRIFEMRSELEEKKQYIAEIFGFTNALFSNALSKNSDINKDASSTGNAVQGVVENSEGSTSKA is encoded by the coding sequence ATGTCTGACTTTTTTAAAACGGCTAGCGATTTAACTAAAACGTATTTTCAGAATGACTTTCAAAGGACTGAAAGAGAAGTCCAGTCTCCTGTTAATCAAACTTTTCGTTCATCGGATAAATACGATCCCGCAAACCAGAGCGCTCGTGTCATGGGAGTGGTTCAAGAGCGTTTATTCTCTTATGTTGCTCGTTCTACTTCATCTGAAAGTGTTTCTTCTAATGAGAAAGCCAGTGAAGCCAGTAAAAACCAGGCGTCAAAAAATGATTTTTCTCCCGAGGCCGTAAGCCAAAGAATCATTGGTTTTGTTGGTAACTATATGGATAAGCTACGCGATGGTGGCGCCAGTGAAGAGCGTTTAAAAACGGTTTTTGAGTCCGCCCAGTCCGCTGTGACACAAGGTATCGAAGACGCTACTGAAAAGCTGTCTAGTCTTAATTGGCTTACGAACGATGTGCAAAACAACATAGCATCAACTCAAACACAAATTGAAAAAGGTTTTGAATCTTTATCTGAGCGTTTTTTTGAACCGCAAGCGCAACTTGAAACCAGTGAGGCTTCTCGAGGTGTTGCCGTATCATCTGAGACCCAATACAGACAAACAAGCTCGACAGAAATTCAAATAGAAACACGTGATGGGGATAAGGTGAGCCTGTCTCTGTCTGCTTTAGAAGCCTATCAAAGTCAAGTATCTGCTGCCAAAGTCGAAAATGAGAATGGTAGTGCGACGGCCTTTTCTCGTTATACAAGCAGTCAAAGTGAATTTGCCTTCGAATTTTCCCTAGATGGTGAGCTTGATGACGCCGAACTTGAGGCCATTAACTCATTAGTAAATGATCTTGCTGATGTCGCAGATACGTTTTTTAGTGGTGATATGAAGTCTGCCTTTGAGCAAGGACTGAAGCTAGGATACAATTCAGATGAACTGTCTGGCTTCGCTATGGAGCTAAATTATTCAGAATCGATTCGTCAGTCTTCTGCCGCGGCAGCTTATGGTCGTAACCAAGGAAGTGCAGCTGACGGGCTAGGCCAGTCTGTTATAAAGCCACTGGCTGAATTCAATAAGGAATTGACTGAAATTTCTGAGAAATTCTCTGCTCAGTTTGAAAATATGCAAGAGATCGCTACTCAAACACTGAATAGAATTTTTGAGATGCGCTCTGAATTAGAAGAGAAAAAACAATATATTGCTGAAATATTTGGTTTTACAAATGCTCTATTTTCAAACGCATTGTCTAAAAATAGTGACATTAATAAAGACGCTTCCTCTACAGGGAATGCCGTTCAGGGTGTGGTAGAAAATTCTGAGGGCAGTACTTCCAAAGCCTAA
- a CDS encoding GspH/FimT family pseudopilin, with amino-acid sequence MTHEHGFSLVEVLIVLMIIAIISRTFPSSINLFAFQKKQNALYKTQQDLALWLIRARQLAVNINKEVILCGGDQCDGNWTKGLAIRSDNVTISTLSFDLGIHVSWKGFPVQKKSIIFLSDGLSSYQNGTFYLCHSGFYCYIRLNQSGRFYTSSILQDTNDGGGGHLC; translated from the coding sequence ATGACACATGAACACGGTTTTTCACTAGTTGAAGTTCTCATTGTCCTGATGATTATTGCAATAATCAGCCGTACTTTCCCATCGTCTATTAATCTTTTTGCGTTTCAAAAAAAACAAAATGCGCTTTATAAAACGCAGCAAGACCTTGCTTTATGGCTTATAAGGGCAAGACAATTAGCCGTAAATATAAATAAAGAAGTGATCTTATGTGGTGGTGATCAATGCGATGGAAATTGGACTAAAGGGTTAGCAATACGCTCTGATAATGTCACTATTTCAACACTTTCATTTGATTTAGGTATACATGTTAGTTGGAAAGGTTTTCCAGTTCAAAAAAAATCCATTATTTTTCTTTCTGATGGATTATCAAGCTACCAAAATGGAACTTTCTATCTTTGTCATTCAGGTTTTTATTGTTATATCCGATTGAATCAAAGCGGACGGTTTTATACGTCATCTATTTTGCAAGACACCAATGATGGAGGGGGCGGCCACTTATGCTAA
- a CDS encoding type II secretion system protein, translating into MNKNQKMKSQQQGWMLFEVMVATIIMMLLLSLIVPILSQAKQHHSIVQQRFQAQAWIEGFKDNLVAQWGKMFWKGCGNWPGHTITISPYDSVNLPQRIKNKSLQAHSDWIQGRLLGECLSLHTLNELEFEFSSECNWKVNQKIAFSHCHVPHYGWVESIKGKKVGVHLNSPSNALDIEYPLSGMILSNKPFVWYLAKGKSSQTSLWRTPLDSGNSLELWSGIKYLAVYPMLDTNMDGILDELSTEYGSFSVDSIRAFWVESLVTYENCKPDKNNPVQTYKTFRGDSWVYDSRCTFLTDFIVPMNLL; encoded by the coding sequence ATGAACAAAAATCAAAAAATGAAATCTCAACAACAAGGATGGATGTTATTTGAAGTGATGGTAGCGACCATCATTATGATGCTTCTCCTTTCTTTAATCGTGCCTATATTAAGTCAAGCAAAGCAACATCACTCCATCGTGCAACAGAGATTCCAAGCTCAGGCATGGATCGAAGGTTTCAAGGATAATTTGGTTGCTCAATGGGGAAAAATGTTTTGGAAGGGGTGTGGGAATTGGCCGGGACATACCATCACGATATCTCCTTACGATTCCGTTAATCTCCCTCAACGAATTAAAAATAAATCATTACAGGCTCACAGTGACTGGATTCAAGGTAGATTATTGGGTGAATGTTTGAGTTTACACACTTTGAATGAGCTTGAGTTCGAGTTTTCTTCTGAGTGCAACTGGAAGGTCAACCAAAAAATTGCCTTCTCTCACTGTCATGTTCCTCATTATGGTTGGGTGGAGTCGATTAAAGGGAAAAAAGTAGGCGTTCATCTCAACTCCCCAAGTAACGCATTAGATATTGAGTACCCACTTAGTGGGATGATTTTAAGTAATAAACCTTTTGTTTGGTATCTGGCCAAAGGAAAGAGTTCACAAACATCATTATGGAGAACACCTTTAGACAGTGGTAATTCTCTGGAATTGTGGAGTGGTATTAAATATCTCGCTGTTTATCCAATGTTAGATACAAATATGGATGGAATCTTGGATGAATTATCTACTGAGTACGGATCATTCTCGGTAGACAGTATTCGCGCTTTTTGGGTTGAGTCTTTAGTCACTTATGAAAACTGTAAACCTGATAAAAATAACCCTGTACAGACATATAAAACCTTCCGAGGAGACTCTTGGGTGTATGACAGCCGATGTACGTTTTTAACGGACTTTATTGTCCCCATGAATCTTTTATAA
- a CDS encoding PP0621 family protein: MLLSWNYPTKVKYMIVRFIVFIIIFLLLWWLYRNIKSLIDQKINTKQDTPSKESKEEDMVQCAYCKIYTPKTHAVKGSKRDFFCSLEHKKKID; encoded by the coding sequence ATGCTATTGTCGTGGAATTACCCAACTAAGGTAAAGTATATGATCGTTCGTTTTATCGTTTTTATAATTATTTTTCTGCTTCTTTGGTGGCTCTACCGAAATATCAAAAGCCTGATAGATCAAAAAATCAACACCAAACAAGATACACCCTCTAAAGAAAGTAAAGAGGAAGACATGGTCCAATGTGCGTACTGTAAAATATATACGCCAAAAACACATGCTGTGAAAGGGTCAAAAAGAGACTTCTTTTGCAGTTTAGAACACAAGAAAAAAATAGACTAG
- a CDS encoding NAD+ synthase, whose translation MTFRVAMAQLDMLVGDIKGNTQKVIDAAERAKQEHQARVIVFPELTLTGYPPEDLLLRASLEQRIEQALERILAKVHDIYVVVGYPRRINGELFNSAGVIYNGCLIGEYAKQKLPNYQVFDDKRYFTEGRDPLVVDMDGVKVGLSICEDIWHPEPIALSKQAGAELILNLNASPFHIEKMGERELLLHKRAVETQLPIVYVNYMGAQDELVYEGGSFVVNGRGQKVMQAPWYEHGLFTVDFIVHDETALDTLTSRLQACEGSISPALSMEASVYQAMVLGLRDYIEKNRFKGIVLGLSGGIDSALTLAVAVDAIGAERVQAVMMPYTYTSSMSLEDAEEEANLLNVEYSVLPIESMVNAFTKILSSEFEGYPKDTTEENLQARTRGVTLMAISNKKGYMVVTTGNKSEMAVGYATLYGDMVGGYSVLKDVFKTLVFKLCRYRNTLGYVIPERVITRPPSAELAPDQKDEDSLPSYDILDQILQMYIEQDMSADAIIECKQFDRETVYRVLRLVDINEYKRRQAPTGVRITARGFGRDRRYPMTNGWHIGD comes from the coding sequence ATGACATTCAGAGTAGCAATGGCCCAGCTTGATATGCTGGTTGGCGATATTAAGGGTAATACTCAAAAAGTAATCGATGCCGCAGAACGGGCAAAACAAGAACATCAAGCAAGGGTTATTGTATTCCCTGAACTAACACTAACCGGTTATCCGCCAGAAGACCTGTTGTTAAGAGCAAGCTTGGAACAGCGCATCGAGCAGGCGTTGGAACGCATTCTAGCAAAAGTTCATGACATTTATGTTGTCGTTGGTTACCCACGCCGAATTAATGGAGAATTATTTAACTCTGCAGGCGTTATTTATAATGGCTGTTTAATTGGGGAATATGCCAAACAAAAATTGCCTAATTATCAAGTGTTTGATGATAAGCGCTACTTCACAGAAGGACGAGATCCTCTTGTTGTTGACATGGATGGTGTAAAAGTAGGGCTTAGTATTTGTGAAGATATTTGGCACCCTGAGCCTATCGCCTTATCTAAACAAGCGGGTGCGGAGCTTATCCTAAATTTGAATGCATCGCCTTTCCATATCGAGAAAATGGGGGAACGTGAATTATTGCTGCATAAAAGGGCTGTTGAAACTCAATTACCAATTGTGTATGTGAATTACATGGGGGCACAGGACGAGTTAGTTTATGAAGGCGGCTCTTTTGTTGTAAATGGCCGAGGTCAAAAAGTAATGCAAGCTCCTTGGTATGAACATGGCCTGTTTACGGTGGATTTTATTGTTCATGATGAAACGGCCTTAGATACCTTAACCAGTCGCTTGCAAGCGTGTGAAGGGAGTATTTCTCCAGCACTTTCGATGGAAGCCAGTGTGTATCAGGCGATGGTTTTAGGGTTACGTGATTATATTGAGAAAAATCGCTTTAAAGGTATTGTTCTTGGGTTAAGTGGGGGAATTGATTCTGCTCTTACTCTGGCTGTTGCCGTGGATGCTATTGGTGCTGAGCGTGTTCAAGCCGTAATGATGCCTTATACTTACACTTCCTCAATGAGTCTTGAAGATGCAGAAGAGGAAGCGAATTTGCTGAATGTCGAATACAGCGTTTTGCCAATTGAATCAATGGTAAATGCCTTCACGAAGATACTCTCCTCTGAATTTGAAGGTTATCCAAAGGATACGACGGAAGAAAACTTACAAGCGAGAACCCGTGGTGTGACCTTAATGGCCATCTCTAATAAAAAGGGTTATATGGTTGTTACAACCGGTAATAAGAGCGAAATGGCTGTGGGTTATGCAACGCTGTATGGTGATATGGTTGGTGGTTACTCTGTTTTAAAAGATGTTTTTAAAACACTTGTTTTTAAACTGTGCCGATATCGAAATACTCTGGGTTATGTTATTCCAGAACGAGTGATTACAAGGCCTCCTTCGGCTGAGCTGGCTCCTGACCAAAAAGATGAAGACTCTTTACCTAGTTATGACATCCTTGATCAAATACTGCAGATGTATATTGAGCAAGATATGAGTGCTGACGCCATTATTGAGTGTAAACAGTTTGATCGTGAGACAGTGTACAGGGTATTAAGGCTTGTAGACATTAACGAATATAAACGCCGCCAAGCGCCGACTGGGGTTAGAATAACCGCTCGTGGCTTTGGTCGAGACCGCCGTTACCCTATGACGAATGGTTGGCATATTGGCGATTAA